Sequence from the Rutidosis leptorrhynchoides isolate AG116_Rl617_1_P2 chromosome 3, CSIRO_AGI_Rlap_v1, whole genome shotgun sequence genome:
AATTCAGGAAAAGAGGGGTAGAACCCGGTTAGCAAAAGATGTTAAAAATGATGAGGCCCCTAAGGAGACTATTGACATCCCGGTTCGAGTTATGAGGTCAAGCAGACATGAAATAAAGGAAGAAGTTGAAAGGACAGTTGCTAGTCCTCGAGTTGAAAAGAAAAGAACTAGAAGGGAATCGAAGGCAACTGATATGAGTGATAACTTGAGCAATGTTGTTTCAGATGAGAAAAAGGAACGTCCAAAAAGGAAGTCGTTGAGGACTAAAGGGACTGAGGTTGCAGATGAAGTAGAAGATGATAAAGTGGAAAATGCAATGAAGCCTTCTAGAAGGAATACTAGAAGCAAAACTGAGAACAAAGTTGATAAACCATTGGAGGATGCAAGTAAGAAAACTGTAAGTAGAAGAAAATCTGTCGTGCAACCTGAAAAGAGTGAAAAGATTCTTTCTTTTGAAGAACCCATGAATCGTCCAAATACTAGGCGAAAGTCTATGGTCCAAGAAGCACCGGGTAAGGAAGTTGACAAACCCTTGGTTGGAAAGGGAAAATCGGTAAAAGAAAGTAACATTCTAATGTCACCTACTGTTGCAACTCGTAAAAATGTTGGAAGAAAGCAATCTAAAGGCAAAACTAATAATTCTTCCATGATTAAAGAAGGTTTAGAAGATGCTGAAAATGAGATGGAAGCAGTAGCCAATGCTACTGTGAGTCCAAAATCTAGGAAACGAAGGGGCGATCCCATTGTTGATAATCAAATTATTGACACCGAGAATATTTCTTCCGTTGATGCATCCTCAAAACGTTCTACACGTAGTAATCAAGGAAAGGCGGTTACATATTCGCCTCAAAGCTCTGTTGCAAAGAAACAGACGGGGAGTATTTTGAAGACACGTGTAGCAAATCGTGATGGTAGTTCAAGAAAAAGCGCAAAGCTGagtagaacaaagataaatgaaTCGGTGGACCATGCTGAAAAATCTGATACAGTGGCAACTCCAGTTACAAAGTCAGTAACTTTTGATCTTGGTGAAAAAGTTACTGAGACTGAACGTACACCTGACGTTGGTGGATCTCATAGGCGGTCTTCACGCAGTGCAGTTGTAAGTGATAGGAAACAGCCAAGTCAGTCAGTAGTTAAAAAACAACCCGGTGGGGATTCACAGTTGTCCTTGCATAAAGTTACCAAATTTACGCATGATCCAGCTGTAAATACAGCTCCAGTCCGGGTAACACGTAGTGGAGTCAAACATGGAGGAAAATCTGCAATCAGTTTTTCTGAAAAGTTGAGCAGAACTAAGCCAAGTGAATCTGTGGACCACACTGAAAAATACAATACAGAGGGTACACCAGTTTTAACATCAGTGAACTTTGACCTTGAAGAAAAAGTTCAATCTGAAACTTCTCTAGAAATGGCGGACCAGTTTGTAGAAGATGACGGTGATATTTCAGCTACTGGATCTATGAAGTTGCCAACCGAAGTTGTGGGTGAGGATACTGTCTCTGTGAGTGAAACAGCCAATGTTACACAACACTTAGGATCATCATTTTCTGGGTTGTGTGCTAGAGTAAAAGATGTTGGTGAAGATATGGGAGTTGTAGATGCGAATACTGATGTTACTGTTGATGAACAAGTTGTTTATGAAGGCGAGACGGTTGTTATGAACGAGAGTTTTGGGGTGTCAGTTGGACTTACTGTCGAAGAGAACAATACAGTTGTGTCCGATCTTCCTGATGCCAGCTCATCTCCTATTCATCTTGTGTCTTTCGAACAGTCAGATGATAAGAGTAAGTATATactgttaataattaataacttaATATACATTAAATTATTAGTTGTTACAGTGagtgattttagtattttattttattttaaattttttttttttttttttttttttttttttacagttgaATCAGGAGGAGTGGGAACTCCAGTGGGTTCACTAACTGAAGATATAGGAGAAGCTGAGGTCGAGAAAGAATCTGAGCAGAATGTATCAACTTGCAAAGACTCACTTTTAAATTCTGCAGACAAACATGATGCTAGCATTAACAGTGAATACAATAATGAAGATGAGAGGGTTAGTATTGAGATGCAAGTGTTGAATGAGCCTGTCTCTGATGGCAACCAAGTTTTTGGTATGGACAAACATGATGGTGCAGAGGATGTACTTGATACTGGAAAGGAACTTGCTAAAGAGCCTGAATTTGAGGGTGACACCCAAATTTTTGGTATGGATGAACATGCTGATGCAGACCTTGCTAAAGAGCCTGAATTTGAGGGTGGAACCCAAATGCTTGGTATGGACGAAAATGATGGTTCAGAGGACGTGGTTGATGCTGGAAAGGAACTTGCTAAGGAGCCTGAATTTGAGGGTGACACCCAAATTTTTGGTACGGATGAACATGATGGTGCAGATGATGTAGTTGATGCTGGAAAGGAACATGCTAAGGAGCCTGAATTTGAGGGTGACACCCAAATTTTTGGTATGGACGAAAATGATGGTGCAGAGGATGTGGTTGATGCTGGAAAGGAACTTACTAAGGAGCCTGAATTTGAGGGTGACACTCAAACTTTTGGTATGGATGAACATGATGATGCAGAGGATGTGGTTGATACTGGAAATGAACTTGATAAAGAGCCTGAATTTGAGGGTGACACCCAAGTTTTTGGTATGGATGAACATGATGATGCAGATGATATAGTTGATGCTGGAAAGGAACATGCTAAGGAGCCTGAATTTGAGGGTGGGACCCAAATTTATGGTGAGGATGAACATGATGATGCAGAGGATGTAGTTGATGATGGAAAGGAACTTGCTAAGGAGCCTGAAGTTGAAGGTGGGACCCAAATTTTTGGTGAGGATGAACATGATGATGCAGAGGATGTAGTTGATGCTGAAAAGGAAGTTGCTAAAGAGTTTGAATTTGAGGGTGGGACCCAAATATTTGGTATGGATGAACATGATGATGCAGAGGATGTAGTTGATACTGAAAAGGAACTTGCCAAAGATCCTGAATTTGAGGGAGCACCATCTGGTAACGATGTTCACGAGTCTCCTATGTTGCACAAGTTTGATGGTGTAGATGGTAGTGAAACTGATACTAACCAGTGTGGGACCGACTCAATGCCATTAAGCGGTGACAATATGCCATCTGATGGTGAAAATCTTGCGTTGAATGAGGATGACATTGAAAATGAAGCTTTCAATATTTCAACAGAACACGAGTCTGACCCAAAGCCGTTGACTAATGATGATTCTGATACTTCTCTTTTTGGCAAAGATGAAGATTTGAACATAACTAGGCTTTTTGAACCTACTTTAGAGTCAACTTCTTCTGATGACTTGATTGAGACTCCTCATCTGAAGCCACTAACTGGTAATAAAGATGATGTTCAGGATGAGGTTAATATTTTGTCAACGGAGGTTGAAACTGGTTTGGGGACATCAAATGCCAACAACAACAGTGTTGAGGTTCCTGTTGTGGGTCATTATGTTAATGTTGATCCTATCATGGATTACCGAAGTGATGAGCAGGGTAAAGAGTCTGAAAATAAACGGTCAACAAGCAATGAAACATCTTTCGTGGATGAACAGTATGTTGAAGGTGCTGACTCAGCATCTGCTTTGAATGAAAATATAGAGCCAGAACCAATGTCAAATGTTCTAACAAGGTCTTCTGACATTGAGACAGAACCAATGTCAAATGTTCTAACAAGGTCTTCTGACATTGAGCCAGAACCAATGTCAAATGTTACTGTTGGCAAAGTTTCAAGTGATACCGATGGCGCGCGTACTCCAGTTGGACATTTTGCATCGATAATGAGCGTTGAGGCCCCACTAACACCTGCTGTTACAACTGTCGATGTTTGTGAAGAGTCAATACCAGACGTCAATAAGGATGCTGATGCTCATATTCTTGGTGATATTTGTACGTGTTTTCGAAGTATTTAATAACTTTTTGTAGTAGTTTTCTTTTAGAAATAATCTTAAATATACCATATGTGTATGTATCTTAATTTTACAGATGGACTTAAGAATGCACAAGTCACGGATACTGAAAGTGGCAGTTTGAGTGGGCTGAAAGTTATAGGGATATCTGATAAAATGGAACATATGGTATCAACTGATAAAAAGGAACAAACGATATCAGCCGTTGATCATGATCTGGACGGTGGTAAACTTGTGGAAGAATCTTCAAATCACGGTGTAGATCAGTTGGAGCATGTCATTCCGACCACAGATTCTGAAGGTTTGTTTTCCTCTTTAGTTCTTTATGTTTATATgttcatatataattttattttattactcTGCATCTGTCTTTAGCTGATGTTGATAGTACAGTTTCAGGTCAACTTATGGGAGACTTTGGAGGTCAAGGACATTTGTTTACAAATGAAAGCTTGTCAATTACATACGAAAAAGAAGAATGTTAGTCTATACAAATTTTATAACACTTGGTTAACGTTTTGTTCTTACTCTCTCTATGCTATCGTATAGTCgtgtaatattatttttattattttttccgGTAGCTCATGTGGGTGATACACTTTCTGATTCACCGACTCTTGTCAAGGACGGCGATCGAAATGAGCAAGGTAGTTTTTGTATATCCATCTTTTAGTACAATGCGTTCGGAATCCTtgaaagagttttttttttttttttttttgaaatttaagCGAACACTTTTACGGGCTTTTCTCGATTTCATGTTACCTTCTGACATTGTCccttttatttataaatattatgGGTACTTTTAGTATGATACAATATGATATACTATTAGCGTGGCTTGTGAAAATATATAGGAGGTTCTTTTATTGATTTTCACCTATAAATGAAACTATTAGAATAAAGCTGATGGTTGTTTTTCTTACATACACAGATTTGTCTCTGGAAACTTTCTTTAAAACACCAGCCACTACCCGAATCTCTCATATAAAAGTTACCCAAATGGAGACTGGGTCATCAGAAGCGTTTAGTGGTGAGTTTTTTCATTTACTAATCATTTAATTTTACTTTCATAAACTTATGACTTGGTTAACGTTTTGTTCTTGCGCTCTCTGAACTATCGTATAGtcgtgtaatattattatttttattattttttctggTAGCTCATGTGAGTGAGACACTTTCAGAGTCACCTACTTTTGTCAAGGATGGCGATCAAAATATGCAAGGTAGTTTTGTATATCCATCTTTTAGTACAATGTGTTCGAAATCTTTAAAATAGTCTTTATAAATCTAAGAGAACATTTTTATGGATCGGTTGAATTGTGTTTTTTGGAATGAATGAAAATTTTAACTCGGAAATTTTTAACCCAGATATGTATACTGTAGTATTTTTGTGTAATTAATTAGTGTATGATTGCGTTGGCAGATAATCAATTTTCAGGTCTTCAAACTTCTGTTACACCAAGTTCTTCCATGGAAGGCAATTATAATCTTGCAACATATAGAGAATTTGATCAAGATATAGAATTTGATCATGATGCAGATATTGTGAAAGAAAATACAAATGCTAAAGAACTTTACACCTTTCCCGGTTAGTTCAATGGCTACACTTATCAACCTTAATCATtgtttttagtaattataatataatatttggcCAGGAAGATCATAGTTCAATTTACAAATGAACCATGACAGTTGTCTTTCGTTGTTTGTGGAATTGCAGATTCGTCTTTGAGAGCATTATTTACACAACCAGCCACAACTTCAAGCAGTCATCTAAATGAGGGTAAGCATGATGCGATCAGTTTTGATATTTCGGATGGTAGTCACGATGAAGATATGGGGAAAAAAGGAACTCCAACACATGATTTTAATATTCACGCTGAGAGTGAATCTGCAAGGCATTTTAATGGTTAGTTTTTTTCAGTTACTGATTTATCATTTTGATATTCGTCTGATTGGACGGGAATctgttaattattatttatattcgaTAAAGCTTGAGATAGGCAACCAAAAGGTTATATCACACGATAAAGGATTTGATGTTCTGTTTTGTTACAAATCAGTGATTGTTACCTTTTTAATATCAAATCCGGCATTAACATGTTTCTTTACGtttttctattatttaaataaGTCCTGAAATTGTGCAGTATGATCTTTGATCCTCTATTACATGCTTTTCTGGTTTGTTCAACTTTTTCCTTTTGAATTTCACCGTTAAATTAGACTAATAGAATAACGCTGATGTTACATATACAGATTTGTCTCTGGATACTTTATTTAAAACACCAGCCACTACTCGAATCTCTCATCTAAAAGATAGTCAAATGGAGACTGGGTCATCAGAAGCGTTTAGTGGTGAGTTATTAATTTACTGATGATTTAATTCAATTTTCATAAACTTATTATGACATATTTTTCCTTTGATTGTTTGTAGGTAAAACACAAGTCATCGAAACACCAGCTACTACTCTGATCTCTCACTTAAAAGATGGTCAGATGGAGAATGAGTCATCAGAAGCGTTTACTAGTGAGTTTTTTCATTTactgattattatcataattttcATAAACTTGTGACATAATTTTCCTTTGACCGTTTGTAGGTAAAACACAAGTCATCGAAACACCTGGTCAATATAACGCGACAAATAGAGTTCAAAATTATGAAAATTTCTACAACAGATATTTTGATGATGAACAAGTAGATGGTTCAAGTGACAGGCCAGGGGAATTTAAAGGTGACGAATATGACTTTTCAAGTGAAGCAGCGCAAACAGGCCACTTTGACACTTCTGATTTGAAGGATAACTCTATTCTTGGTGACATGCCTGAGAAAAAACAAGATTAACTACCTTATTTGGTTTTCGTTATAGGTATTTAACTACATTTCTTGGTCTTATTTTCAGATGTTAGTTAaagaattattacattataatcatCCATTATCCTAATTGTGAACCACGTCAAACTGTAACGTTCACAGATATACACACGGTCGTATTTTGGTAATTTTgagttttatattttttataataatcttCTTTGCTTTCCCCCAGTGAAACGGGCCCTACATTTACTAGTTACAAATCATTGGGCGTCACTTATTTTCTAAGGCTTGATTTTCAAAGTATTAGAATCCAAAAGCTAATCTGCTAAGCGATTTCATTTTCGTTGTAGGGATGGGCGAAATCTGAGAATGTGTACGATTACTGGAGAAAGACTCAATATTATGGTGGAAAAATGGGCGAGCACATAGCAAGCGACTTCGAGTAATAGAACACGTCTATATGTTGTAGAATTTGATAGGGGTCTCTAGCTAGTGAAACCGTTTAATATATTTGACAAAGTCGTGTCTTTCAAAAGACAACTAACTtggtacatttacttgttatcttgTATGTTTTCTGTGAATTGTTGGTTTGGCATACTGTAGTGTTGAGCACATTGACTAATTTTAATTTTGTACGTGGTTTTTATGCTGTTTCGTTTGATATATTGTTGCTGAGATGATAATTCTTGCAACTATTTGGCATTTATTTGAAGAAGTGCAATAGCACCAGGTTAAGTTAATGGTGCTACTGTCTTTATGTGTTCAGCATAGATTGAGGCTTTGTGTGGAGGTTTGTTTTGTTAACTTATCTATTATCCTTTCCTTTTTACTAAAATCAATTTTGTTGATTTGATTGTAAAAACTGTGTTGTTCACATAGTGTCAAATTCTCTCAATCCCGCATGGGCGGGATATGAAAATGTATGGTACTGTTGACAATCCTTCATGTATTGTCGTGTTTTTTAGTTGCGTACTTCACACTTTTTTATAATTGATCACATACCGGCCGGCGATCTTTCTAGAAACAGTGTTTTCGTCCTTGGTTGGAGGGAGATTCATCCATAGGTGGAGAAACGACTTCCCCTAATTATAGGGTAGAGCAATAATTGCCTATACCTCCTCATATTTCATATATATGAAATTGtacttttttaaattttttttgtttttttttgtttttttttttcctaaCGGCAACTATTGTTTGTTGTTATATGAGATGATTAAATTCTTTTTGCGTCGAGGACAAACTAACTTGGGTTACGAGTTGTAGCTCTTTTCTGCATCGGTCTTTTCGTGTACGAGTTGTAGCTCTTTTCTGCATCGGTCTTTTCGTATATGAGTTATAGTCCGTCCTTTTGGCTCATTGGTCTTTTTCTTGACTGGTACTTGCCTGTCAAAAAATAGTTAAAGTTGTAGTGTTTTTGAACTTTTGTATGATTATTGGTTCTTGTGACTGATGTCATTTCTACTGGTTTCAAGTATGGTTTTAGACAAAGTTAGTACAGCTATAAAAGTGTAGAAAGAGGCTGTACAACTCACCACAGTGATTAAATATATTTGCTTGTAAAGTGGTCATAAGTTATGAAAAGCTAATCCTAACGGATTAATAAAGACTTGAACTTGAAGTTGATATCAAAGGGAAACTTTGGTGATGTCTTTTGAGATTGTTATAACTAATTTTCATGTTGCATTTTTCGAGTATACCAATGCTATTATTATTATACGGAGTACAGTTTATTTTATTTTGTGTTTGAATTGTTGGCAAATATTACGATTTTAAAATATAACAAGAAACTAACGTTATAACTGTAACTTTAAAACTCATTATCTAGAAGACAATGATATGTTTATCGGTGTGTgcgatttaaaaattaaaaattaaaatacctAATATAGCTGGTGACTGAGTTTTCGATCGTCTGCACCAATACTCCGCCTCGAATACAACGTAATTCATTCCATCAATTTGTAGGTATCTCATTATTAACGTTATTTTGATTGTGCTAGTACTTATGACGTTTTTAGTAATAttgaacttttattattatatgtcAAACGTTTATATATAAAAgacatatttttatttattaaacatgACTCATAAATTGACGGGACGACCCTGATGCTTTTATATACTCGATTGGACATTAGCCGATTATTGTAtgttgttatttttatttatttaatccgCGTTCAATGTGTATTTGTTTTAAAAATTTAAATTAagcatagataaatatatatacataataacaaTGTTGTAAAAAAACCCGATTACCCGctaattaatccccgattaatcatatTTATGAGCAATCCGTTCCAATTTCCAAAAATCcgattaattaaacggtcaacgtcaattgatggatcaaaatcgaatttggtaatcaaagtcagttaaagtaaaaaatggttaacattttaacatgaatttaaactataattttatagttttgaaat
This genomic interval carries:
- the LOC139902941 gene encoding uncharacterized protein isoform X3, translating into MDYHSMNRKELQALCKKHKIPANSANSVLADKLHQLLNAQEMQETKKPKTQQRKCLKTQVETTDEGERGVSKRQAKKVRFSPTNEVLEYELRSGKKQNMPTETRSRRKSVAKKADESVVDNANNNTDVVDDVVQAPVKLTRSKVQSLEKDNVVNNGKKKGRKAVKEVENGIDSVKEPEGNVCRVTRLKLQTLDERGAVLDDNKQRKRSRKDSEVASEPVVEPVVARVRVTRSKAQNVDTEIQEKRGRTRLAKDVKNDEAPKETIDIPVRVMRSSRHEIKEEVERTVASPRVEKKRTRRESKATDMSDNLSNVVSDEKKERPKRKSLRTKGTEVADEVEDDKVENAMKPSRRNTRSKTENKVDKPLEDASKKTVSRRKSVVQPEKSEKILSFEEPMNRPNTRRKSMVQEAPGKEVDKPLVGKGKSVKESNILMSPTVATRKNVGRKQSKGKTNNSSMIKEGLEDAENEMEAVANATVSPKSRKRRGDPIVDNQIIDTENISSVDASSKRSTRSNQGKAVTYSPQSSVAKKQTGSILKTRVANRDGSSRKSAKLSRTKINESVDHAEKSDTVATPVTKSVTFDLGEKVTETERTPDVGGSHRRSSRSAVVSDRKQPSQSVVKKQPGGDSQLSLHKVTKFTHDPAVNTAPVRVTRSGVKHGGKSAISFSEKLSRTKPSESVDHTEKYNTEGTPVLTSVNFDLEEKVQSETSLEMADQFVEDDGDISATGSMKLPTEVVGEDTVSVSETANVTQHLGSSFSGLCARVKDVGEDMGVVDANTDVTVDEQVVYEGETVVMNESFGVSVGLTVEENNTVVSDLPDASSSPIHLVSFEQSDDKIESGGVGTPVGSLTEDIGEAEVEKESEQNVSTCKDSLLNSADKHDASINSEYNNEDERVSIEMQVLNEPVSDGNQVFGMDKHDGAEDVLDTGKELAKEPEFEGDTQIFGMDEHADADLAKEPEFEGGTQMLGMDENDGSEDVVDAGKELAKEPEFEGDTQIFGTDEHDGADDVVDAGKEHAKEPEFEGDTQIFGMDENDGAEDVVDAGKELTKEPEFEGDTQTFGMDEHDDAEDVVDTGNELDKEPEFEGDTQVFGMDEHDDADDIVDAGKEHAKEPEFEGGTQIYGEDEHDDAEDVVDDGKELAKEPEVEGGTQIFGEDEHDDAEDVVDAEKEVAKEFEFEGGTQIFGMDEHDDAEDVVDTEKELAKDPEFEGAPSGNDVHESPMLHKFDGVDGSETDTNQCGTDSMPLSGDNMPSDGENLALNEDDIENEAFNISTEHESDPKPLTNDDSDTSLFGKDEDLNITRLFEPTLESTSSDDLIETPHLKPLTGNKDDVQDEVNILSTEVETGLGTSNANNNSVEVPVVGHYVNVDPIMDYRSDEQGKESENKRSTSNETSFVDEQYVEGADSASALNENIEPEPMSNVLTRSSDIETEPMSNVLTRSSDIEPEPMSNVTVGKVSSDTDGARTPVGHFASIMSVEAPLTPAVTTVDVCEESIPDVNKDADAHILGDIYGLKNAQVTDTESGSLSGLKVIGISDKMEHMVSTDKKEQTISAVDHDLDGGKLVEESSNHGVDQLEHVIPTTDSEGQLMGDFGGQGHLFTNESLSITYEKEELAHVGDTLSDSPTLVKDGDRNEQDLSLETFFKTPATTRISHIKVTQMETGSSEAFSAHVSETLSESPTFVKDGDQNMQDNQFSGLQTSVTPSSSMEGNYNLATYREFDQDIEFDHDADIVKENTNAKELYTFPDSSLRALFTQPATTSSSHLNEGKHDAISFDISDGSHDEDMGKKGTPTHDFNIHAESESARHFNDLSLDTLFKTPATTRISHLKDSQMETGSSEAFSGKTQVIETPATTLISHLKDGQMENESSEAFTSKTQVIETPGQYNATNRVQNYENFYNRYFDDEQVDGSSDRPGEFKGDEYDFSSEAAQTGHFDTSDLKDNSILGDMPEKKQD
- the LOC139902941 gene encoding uncharacterized protein isoform X5 — encoded protein: MDYHSMNRKELQALCKKHKIPANSANSVLADKLHQLLNAQEMQETKKPKTQQRKCLKTQVETTDEGERGVSKRQAKKVRFSPTNEVLEYELRSGKKQNMPTETRSRRKSVAKKADESVVDNANNNTDVVDDVVQAPVKLTRSKVQSLEKDNVVNNGKKKGRKAVKEVENGIDSVKEPEGNVCRVTRLKLQTLDERGAVLDDNKQRKRSRKDSEVASEPVVEPVVARVRVTRSKAQNVDTEIQEKRGRTRLAKDVKNDEAPKETIDIPVRVMRSSRHEIKEEVERTVASPRVEKKRTRRESKATDMSDNLSNVVSDEKKERPKRKSLRTKGTEVADEVEDDKVENAMKPSRRNTRSKTENKVDKPLEDASKKTVSRRKSVVQPEKSEKILSFEEPMNRPNTRRKSMVQEAPGKEVDKPLVGKGKSVKESNILMSPTVATRKNVGRKQSKGKTNNSSMIKEGLEDAENEMEAVANATVSPKSRKRRGDPIVDNQIIDTENISSVDASSKRSTRSNQGKAVTYSPQSSVAKKQTGSILKTRVANRDGSSRKSAKLSRTKINESVDHAEKSDTVATPVTKSVTFDLGEKVTETERTPDVGGSHRRSSRSAVVSDRKQPSQSVVKKQPGGDSQLSLHKVTKFTHDPAVNTAPVRVTRSGVKHGGKSAISFSEKLSRTKPSESVDHTEKYNTEGTPVLTSVNFDLEEKVQSETSLEMADQFVEDDGDISATGSMKLPTEVVGEDTVSVSETANVTQHLGSSFSGLCARVKDVGEDMGVVDANTDVTVDEQVVYEGETVVMNESFGVSVGLTVEENNTVVSDLPDASSSPIHLVSFEQSDDKIESGGVGTPVGSLTEDIGEAEVEKESEQNVSTCKDSLLNSADKHDASINSEYNNEDERVSIEMQVLNEPVSDGNQVFGMDKHDGAEDVLDTGKELAKEPEFEGDTQIFGMDEHADADLAKEPEFEGGTQMLGMDENDGSEDVVDAGKELAKEPEFEGDTQIFGTDEHDGADDVVDAGKEHAKEPEFEGDTQIFGMDENDGAEDVVDAGKELTKEPEFEGDTQTFGMDEHDDAEDVVDTGNELDKEPEFEGDTQVFGMDEHDDADDIVDAGKEHAKEPEFEGGTQIYGEDEHDDAEDVVDDGKELAKEPEVEGGTQIFGEDEHDDAEDVVDAEKEVAKEFEFEGGTQIFGMDEHDDAEDVVDTEKELAKDPEFEGAPSGNDVHESPMLHKFDGVDGSETDTNQCGTDSMPLSGDNMPSDGENLALNEDDIENEAFNISTEHESDPKPLTNDDSDTSLFGKDEDLNITRLFEPTLESTSSDDLIETPHLKPLTGNKDDVQDEVNILSTEVETGLGTSNANNNSVEVPVVGHYVNVDPIMDYRSDEQGKESENKRSTSNETSFVDEQYVEGADSASALNENIEPEPMSNVLTRSSDIETEPMSNVLTRSSDIEPEPMSNVTVGKVSSDTDGARTPVGHFASIMSVEAPLTPAVTTVDVCEESIPDVNKDADAHILGDIYGLKNAQVTDTESGSLSGLKVIGISDKMEHMVSTDKKEQTISAVDHDLDGGKLVEESSNHGVDQLEHVIPTTDSEVSGQLMGDFGGQGHLFTNESLSITYEKEELAHVGDTLSDSPTLVKDGDRNEQDLSLETFFKTPATTRISHIKVTQMETGSSEAFSAHVSETLSESPTFVKDGDQNMQGLQTSVTPSSSMEGNYNLATYREFDQDIEFDHDADIVKENTNAKELYTFPDSSLRALFTQPATTSSSHLNEGKHDAISFDISDGSHDEDMGKKGTPTHDFNIHAESESARHFNDLSLDTLFKTPATTRISHLKDSQMETGSSEAFSGKTQVIETPATTLISHLKDGQMENESSEAFTSKTQVIETPGQYNATNRVQNYENFYNRYFDDEQVDGSSDRPGEFKGDEYDFSSEAAQTGHFDTSDLKDNSILGDMPEKKQD